A single genomic interval of Roseomonas aeriglobus harbors:
- a CDS encoding phosphoglycerate dehydrogenase: protein MPKVLISDKMDPKAAQIFRERGVEVDEITGKTPEELIAIIGDYDGLAIRSSTKVTKAILDAATNLKVVGRAGIGVDNVDIPAASAKGVVVMNTPFGNSITTAEHAIALMFALARQLPEANAQTQAGTWPKNGFMGVEVTGKTLGLIGAGNIGSIVADRALGLRMKVIAFDPFLSPERAVELGVEKVELDQLLARADFITLHTPLTDQTRNILSAENLAKTKKGVRIINCARGGLIDEAALKELLDSGHIAGAALDVFVTEPAKEHALFGTPNFVATPHLGASTSEAQVNVAIQVAEQMADFLMTGGVTNALNSPSISAEEAPRVKPYMALAEKLGSLVGQLSTGAIPRISIHSEGAAAEVNQKPIVSAVLAGFLRTQTDTVNMVNAPFLAKERGIEVREVRTEREGDYHTLLRVSVKTDAGERSVAGTLFGNRAPRLVELFGIKVEADLVGHMLYVVNEDAPGFIGRLGSLLGEAGVNIGTFHLGRREAGGEAVLLLSVDEAVTPDLLAKVKALGGVKTAMALSF from the coding sequence ATGCCCAAAGTCCTCATCAGCGACAAAATGGACCCCAAGGCCGCGCAGATCTTCCGTGAGCGCGGCGTCGAGGTCGACGAGATCACCGGCAAGACGCCCGAAGAACTGATCGCGATCATCGGCGATTACGACGGGCTCGCCATCCGCAGCTCGACCAAGGTGACGAAGGCGATCCTCGACGCCGCCACCAACCTGAAGGTCGTCGGCCGCGCCGGCATCGGCGTCGACAACGTCGATATCCCCGCCGCGTCGGCCAAGGGCGTGGTGGTGATGAACACCCCCTTCGGCAACTCGATCACCACCGCCGAACACGCCATTGCGCTGATGTTCGCGCTCGCCCGCCAGCTGCCCGAAGCCAATGCGCAGACCCAGGCGGGGACGTGGCCGAAGAACGGCTTCATGGGCGTCGAAGTGACCGGCAAGACCTTGGGCCTGATCGGCGCGGGCAACATCGGCTCGATCGTCGCCGACCGTGCGCTGGGTCTCAGGATGAAGGTCATCGCCTTCGATCCGTTCCTGTCGCCCGAGCGCGCGGTGGAACTGGGCGTCGAGAAGGTCGAGCTCGACCAGCTGCTGGCGCGCGCCGACTTCATCACGCTCCACACCCCGCTGACCGACCAGACCCGCAACATCCTGTCGGCCGAAAACCTTGCCAAGACCAAGAAGGGCGTGCGCATCATCAACTGCGCGCGCGGCGGGCTGATCGACGAGGCGGCGCTGAAGGAGCTGCTCGATTCGGGCCACATCGCCGGCGCCGCGCTCGACGTGTTCGTGACCGAACCGGCCAAGGAACATGCGCTGTTCGGCACCCCGAACTTCGTCGCGACCCCGCACCTGGGCGCCTCGACCAGCGAAGCGCAGGTCAATGTCGCGATCCAGGTCGCCGAGCAGATGGCCGACTTCCTGATGACCGGCGGCGTCACCAACGCGCTCAACTCGCCATCGATCTCGGCCGAGGAAGCGCCGCGGGTGAAGCCGTACATGGCGCTCGCCGAAAAGCTGGGTTCGCTGGTGGGCCAGCTGTCGACCGGCGCCATCCCGCGCATCTCGATCCACAGCGAGGGGGCTGCCGCCGAGGTCAACCAGAAGCCGATCGTCAGCGCAGTTCTGGCGGGCTTCCTGCGCACCCAGACCGACACGGTGAACATGGTCAACGCGCCGTTCCTGGCCAAGGAACGCGGCATCGAAGTGCGCGAGGTCCGCACGGAACGCGAAGGCGATTACCACACGCTGTTGCGCGTGTCGGTGAAGACGGACGCGGGCGAACGCTCGGTCGCCGGCACCCTGTTCGGCAACCGCGCCCCGCGGCTGGTCGAGCTGTTCGGGATCAAGGTCGAGGCCGATCTGGTCGGTCACATGCTGTATGTCGTGAACGAGGACGCACCGGGCTTCATCGGGCGTCTCGGCTCGCTGCTGGGCGAAGCGGGCGTCAACATCGGCACCTTCCACCTCGGTCGCCGCGAAGCCGGTGGCGAGGCGGTGCTGTTGTTGTCGGTCGACGAAGCGGTGACGCCGGACCTGCTGGCAAAGGTCAAGGCGCTGGGCGGGGTGAAGACCGCGATGGCGCTGTCGTTCTGA
- a CDS encoding phosphoserine transaminase — protein MTELPVAPAVKPARSFFSSGPCAKPPGWAPEHLATESLGRSHRSKIGKARLQYCIDLMRELLRLPETHRIGIVPGSDTGAFEMAMWTMLGARPVTTLAWESFGEGWVTDAVKQLKLDPTVLRADYGQLPDLDAVDWSNDVLFTWNGTTSGVRVPNGDWIAETREGLSFADATSAVFAYDLPWDKIDVATFSWQKVLGGEGGHGVLILGPRAVERLESYTPAWPLPKVFRLVSKGKLTEGIFKGETINTPSMLAVEDCIASLEWAKSLGEGGLIARSDANAAALDRIVAERDWLGHLAQDEASRSKTSVCLTVAGADEAFIKTMAGALEKVGAAYDVAGYRDAPPGLRIWCGATVDTADIEALGPWLDWAYATAKAG, from the coding sequence ATGACTGAACTACCTGTCGCCCCGGCGGTGAAGCCGGCGCGTTCGTTTTTCTCTTCCGGCCCCTGCGCGAAGCCGCCGGGCTGGGCCCCCGAACATCTCGCTACCGAATCGCTCGGCCGCTCGCACCGCTCGAAGATCGGCAAGGCGCGCCTCCAATATTGCATCGACCTGATGCGCGAGCTGCTGCGCCTGCCCGAGACCCATCGCATCGGCATCGTGCCCGGTTCGGATACCGGCGCGTTCGAAATGGCGATGTGGACGATGTTGGGCGCACGCCCCGTCACGACGCTGGCGTGGGAAAGCTTCGGTGAAGGTTGGGTCACCGATGCGGTCAAGCAGCTGAAGCTCGACCCCACCGTCCTGCGCGCCGATTACGGCCAGCTGCCGGACCTGGATGCGGTCGACTGGTCGAACGACGTTCTCTTCACCTGGAACGGCACCACCAGCGGCGTGCGCGTGCCGAACGGCGACTGGATTGCCGAGACCCGTGAAGGTCTCAGCTTCGCCGACGCAACGAGCGCGGTGTTCGCCTACGACCTGCCGTGGGACAAGATCGATGTCGCGACCTTCAGCTGGCAAAAGGTGCTGGGCGGCGAAGGCGGCCACGGCGTCCTGATCCTCGGCCCCCGCGCGGTCGAGCGGCTGGAAAGCTACACCCCGGCCTGGCCGCTGCCGAAGGTTTTCCGCCTCGTCTCGAAGGGCAAGCTCACCGAAGGCATCTTCAAGGGTGAGACGATCAACACGCCGTCGATGCTGGCCGTCGAGGACTGTATCGCCAGTCTGGAATGGGCCAAGTCGCTGGGCGAGGGCGGGCTGATCGCGCGGTCGGACGCGAACGCAGCGGCGCTCGACAGGATCGTCGCCGAGCGCGACTGGCTGGGCCATCTCGCGCAGGACGAAGCTTCGCGGTCGAAGACCAGCGTGTGCCTGACCGTTGCCGGCGCCGACGAGGCGTTCATCAAGACGATGGCCGGCGCGCTCGAAAAGGTCGGCGCGGCGTACGATGTCGCCGGCTACCGTGACGCCCCCCCGGGCCTGCGCATCTGGTGCGGCGCGACCGTCGACACCGCCGATATCGAAGCGCTCGGCCCGTGGCTCGACTGGGCCTACGCGACCGCGAAAGCGGGCTGA
- a CDS encoding extensin family protein, giving the protein MFRFLALVLALFLAACGSGRPQQPARPAGAPPVTLNQPPSRATQQCFADLSRENVRYSPLPDRDIGGGCLLVGTVQLIDYGVPTTNLKAMACPLARTFTAWVRNGVVPAGREILGSEVRKVETFGTYACRNRVGTATSRLSEHATGNAVDIAAFVLADGRRITIERDWRTTDPDVQQFLAVIRQSACRRFRTVLSPDYNAAHYNHLHLDLGGAALCR; this is encoded by the coding sequence GTGTTCCGGTTCCTCGCGCTCGTCCTCGCCCTGTTTCTCGCTGCGTGCGGCAGCGGACGCCCGCAACAGCCTGCCCGCCCGGCCGGCGCGCCGCCCGTCACGCTCAACCAGCCGCCCAGCCGGGCGACGCAACAGTGTTTCGCCGACCTGTCGCGCGAGAACGTGCGCTACTCGCCGCTGCCCGATCGCGACATCGGCGGCGGGTGCCTGCTGGTCGGCACCGTCCAGCTGATCGATTACGGCGTCCCGACGACCAATTTGAAGGCGATGGCCTGCCCGCTTGCCCGCACCTTCACCGCCTGGGTGCGCAACGGCGTGGTTCCGGCAGGCCGAGAAATCCTGGGCAGCGAGGTACGCAAGGTGGAGACGTTCGGCACCTATGCCTGCCGCAACCGCGTCGGCACTGCGACGTCGAGGCTTTCCGAACATGCCACCGGTAACGCCGTCGACATCGCCGCCTTCGTACTGGCCGACGGGCGTCGGATCACGATCGAACGCGACTGGCGGACGACGGACCCCGACGTCCAGCAATTCCTGGCCGTCATCCGCCAATCGGCCTGCCGCCGGTTTCGCACCGTGCTGTCGCCCGACTATAACGCAGCGCATTACAACCACCTCCACCTCGATCTGGGCGGTGCTGCATTGTGCCGGTAG
- a CDS encoding LOG family protein, translating to MTDTKVPERVFPRAKQDAETAKQGVSTPQTEHPSYRLAFQDMDFLLREDLRPVRFQLELLKPELILEEAKIASTFVFYGSARIPEPEKARALLDAAPADGPARKIAEKLVEKSKYYDVARELAQKVSNFPLDEAGMRHFVVCSGGGPSIMEAANRGAADVGADSVALNIVLPHEQAPNPYVTPALSMQFHYFALRKMHFLLHARALAAFPGGFGTFDELFELLTLIQTGKIKPMPVLLFGRAFWERVVNFPALVEEGVISEKDLSLFTYCETAEEGWEVVRKHYAEHDPTL from the coding sequence ATGACAGATACCAAAGTACCAGAGCGCGTCTTTCCGCGCGCGAAACAGGATGCCGAGACCGCCAAGCAGGGCGTGTCGACCCCCCAGACCGAGCATCCGTCCTACCGCCTCGCCTTCCAGGACATGGACTTCCTGTTGCGCGAAGACCTGCGACCGGTGCGCTTCCAGCTCGAGCTGCTAAAGCCCGAACTGATCCTGGAAGAAGCGAAGATCGCCTCGACCTTCGTGTTCTACGGTTCGGCGCGTATTCCCGAACCCGAGAAGGCGCGCGCGCTGCTCGACGCCGCCCCCGCCGACGGCCCGGCGCGCAAAATCGCCGAAAAGCTGGTCGAGAAGTCGAAATATTACGACGTCGCGCGGGAGCTGGCGCAAAAGGTCAGCAACTTCCCGCTCGACGAGGCGGGAATGCGCCACTTCGTCGTATGTTCGGGCGGCGGACCATCGATCATGGAGGCGGCGAACCGCGGCGCGGCGGACGTGGGCGCCGATTCGGTCGCGCTGAACATCGTTCTGCCGCACGAGCAGGCGCCCAATCCCTATGTCACGCCGGCGCTGAGTATGCAGTTCCACTATTTCGCGCTGCGCAAGATGCACTTCCTGCTCCACGCCCGCGCGCTGGCTGCCTTCCCGGGCGGGTTCGGCACGTTCGATGAGCTGTTCGAGCTGCTGACGCTGATCCAGACCGGCAAGATCAAGCCGATGCCGGTCCTGCTGTTCGGCCGTGCCTTCTGGGAACGCGTCGTCAATTTCCCCGCGCTGGTGGAAGAGGGCGTGATTTCCGAGAAGGACCTGTCGCTGTTCACCTATTGCGAGACGGCGGAGGAAGGCTGGGAGGTCGTGCGCAAGCACTACGCGGAGCATGATCCGACGCTCTGA
- a CDS encoding BLUF domain-containing protein: MLATTSLRRLIYSSRAVGHDPREDKHDILAESRRNNGMDGISGILWSQGDRYLQVLEGPSDSIDEAFDRIRRDTRHCDIQILDDRGVTDRQFADWAMAGLPGDHPQDAEQRLRLLLRNVDPEVARFFVG, from the coding sequence ATGCTCGCTACTACGTCTCTTCGCCGCCTGATCTATTCCAGCCGCGCAGTCGGTCACGACCCGCGCGAGGACAAGCACGATATCCTCGCCGAATCCCGCCGGAATAATGGGATGGACGGCATTTCGGGCATCCTCTGGAGCCAGGGCGATCGCTATCTTCAGGTGCTCGAAGGGCCGTCGGACAGCATCGACGAAGCGTTCGATCGCATCCGCCGCGATACCCGCCACTGCGACATCCAGATCCTCGACGATCGCGGCGTCACCGACCGCCAGTTCGCCGATTGGGCGATGGCCGGTCTGCCGGGCGATCACCCGCAGGATGCCGAACAGCGCCTCCGGCTGCTGCTGCGCAACGTCGATCCGGAGGTGGCGCGGTTTTTCGTGGGATAA
- a CDS encoding cytochrome c family protein — protein sequence MDNRSNTIAGWVLAGCVCALGLSIASGMAFHGGRPEKMGYPIEGVEEGGAGGGSAEAPIAARLATADVAKGQASFAKCAACHTINQGGANGVGPNLWATMGEAIAQGKGGFAFSEALKAKGGTWTFDAMDAWLKSPRKFADGTKMTFAGLGNAEERANVIAYLNSQGSNLPLPAAPAADAAPAEGTPTPDTATNKDGAGTLGNTADVQNAATPASGAPSVDPAAAERAPK from the coding sequence ATGGACAATCGGAGCAACACCATCGCGGGCTGGGTGCTGGCAGGCTGCGTCTGCGCCCTCGGGCTGTCGATCGCGAGCGGCATGGCGTTCCACGGCGGTCGCCCGGAAAAGATGGGCTATCCGATCGAGGGTGTCGAAGAAGGCGGCGCCGGCGGCGGTTCGGCCGAAGCACCGATCGCGGCCCGTCTGGCCACCGCCGACGTGGCCAAGGGCCAGGCGAGCTTTGCCAAATGCGCGGCCTGCCACACGATCAACCAGGGTGGGGCGAACGGCGTCGGCCCGAACCTGTGGGCGACCATGGGTGAAGCGATCGCGCAGGGTAAGGGCGGCTTCGCCTTCTCCGAAGCGCTGAAGGCAAAGGGCGGCACCTGGACGTTCGACGCGATGGATGCCTGGCTGAAGAGCCCCCGCAAGTTTGCCGACGGCACCAAGATGACCTTCGCCGGTCTCGGCAATGCCGAGGAGCGCGCGAACGTGATCGCATACCTCAATTCGCAGGGTTCGAACCTGCCGCTCCCCGCCGCCCCGGCTGCCGACGCAGCGCCGGCGGAGGGCACCCCGACGCCGGATACCGCGACCAACAAGGACGGCGCCGGCACGCTCGGCAACACTGCCGACGTCCAGAACGCCGCGACCCCGGCCAGCGGCGCACCGTCGGTCGATCCGGCAGCAGCCGAGCGCGCGCCGAAATAA
- a CDS encoding prephenate dehydratase, with amino-acid sequence MTEAARSEPNRAVAFQGAPGANSHVAAMEAFPDGLPLPCFDFADAIEAVQTAQADCAIIPIENSLHGRVADMHFLLPESGLVITGEHFLNIRHALLALGDRVEVREAMSHPQALGQCRHWLREAGIKPVAYPDTAGAAAVVADLRDPAIAALAPPAAAKLYGLTVLEEDVSDAAHNVTRFVTLARAGRPVEGAGPFITTFVFEVKNIPAALYKALGGFATNGVNMTKLESYQREARFSATEFYADIVGMPGDAAVDRAMDELRYHSKWVRVLGTYPQARVRG; translated from the coding sequence ATGACTGAAGCGGCCAGAAGCGAGCCGAATCGTGCCGTCGCCTTTCAGGGGGCGCCGGGCGCCAACAGCCACGTCGCGGCGATGGAGGCCTTTCCCGATGGCCTGCCGCTGCCGTGCTTCGACTTCGCCGACGCGATCGAGGCGGTGCAGACGGCACAAGCCGACTGCGCGATCATCCCCATCGAAAACTCGCTCCACGGCCGCGTCGCCGACATGCATTTCCTGCTGCCGGAATCGGGGCTGGTCATCACCGGTGAGCACTTCCTGAACATCCGCCACGCCCTGCTGGCGCTCGGTGATCGCGTCGAGGTGCGCGAGGCAATGAGCCACCCGCAGGCGCTGGGCCAATGCCGCCACTGGCTGCGCGAGGCGGGGATCAAGCCGGTCGCCTATCCCGACACCGCCGGCGCAGCGGCGGTGGTCGCGGACCTGAGGGACCCGGCGATCGCGGCACTGGCCCCGCCGGCGGCGGCGAAGCTCTATGGGCTGACCGTTCTGGAAGAGGATGTGTCGGACGCCGCGCACAACGTCACGCGCTTCGTGACGCTCGCTCGCGCAGGCCGGCCGGTCGAGGGCGCAGGGCCGTTCATCACGACGTTCGTGTTCGAAGTGAAGAACATCCCCGCTGCGCTCTACAAGGCGCTGGGCGGCTTTGCGACCAACGGCGTCAACATGACGAAGCTGGAAAGCTACCAGCGCGAGGCGCGGTTTTCGGCGACCGAATTCTACGCGGATATCGTCGGGATGCCTGGCGACGCGGCGGTCGATCGGGCGATGGATGAGCTGCGCTATCATTCGAAATGGGTGCGGGTGCTGGGGACGTATCCGCAGGCGCGGGTGCGGGGGTAG
- the nudC gene encoding NAD(+) diphosphatase, with product MIATGFTGAWLDRADPVRSDEPALAAALADPRARLMRLENGDPAVDADGAIAWTSIANVQGTPIFLGLDAEQRPYFAEACVGDTAAPARSGALMRMLDAMPPGDAAIFGTVRSVTGWHARHGYCANCGAATAIIRGGWARSCPDCGAEHFPRVDPVVIMLAEYDGRALVGRQAAWPAGRYSALAGFVEPGESLEEAVARELFEEAGVRVSDVRYLASQPWPFPGQLMLAAIATAESDALTIDTKEIEDAFWVTRDEVRAALAGAEDAKFLPPPPYAIARTLLEEWAAI from the coding sequence GTGATCGCGACCGGCTTCACCGGCGCCTGGCTCGACCGCGCCGATCCCGTTCGGAGCGACGAGCCGGCGCTGGCGGCGGCGCTGGCGGATCCACGCGCGCGGCTGATGCGGCTGGAAAATGGTGACCCGGCGGTGGACGCGGACGGCGCTATCGCCTGGACATCGATCGCCAACGTCCAGGGTACGCCGATTTTCCTTGGCCTCGATGCCGAGCAGCGGCCCTATTTCGCGGAAGCCTGCGTGGGCGACACCGCCGCGCCGGCGCGGTCGGGCGCGCTGATGCGAATGCTCGACGCGATGCCGCCCGGGGACGCGGCGATCTTCGGCACGGTGCGCAGCGTGACCGGCTGGCACGCCCGCCACGGCTATTGCGCCAACTGCGGGGCTGCGACCGCGATCATCCGCGGCGGCTGGGCACGGTCCTGCCCCGATTGCGGCGCCGAGCATTTCCCGCGCGTCGATCCGGTCGTGATCATGCTTGCCGAATATGACGGCCGCGCGCTGGTCGGGCGGCAGGCGGCGTGGCCTGCAGGACGCTATTCGGCGCTGGCGGGCTTCGTCGAACCGGGCGAATCGCTGGAGGAGGCGGTGGCGCGCGAACTGTTCGAGGAAGCCGGCGTGCGCGTGTCCGACGTCCGCTATCTCGCCAGCCAGCCCTGGCCGTTCCCGGGCCAGCTGATGCTCGCGGCGATCGCGACGGCGGAGAGCGATGCGCTGACGATCGATACGAAGGAGATCGAGGATGCCTTCTGGGTGACCCGCGATGAGGTTCGGGCGGCGTTGGCGGGGGCGGAGGACGCAAAGTTCCTCCCGCCACCGCCCTACGCGATCGCGCGGACGCTGCTGGAAGAATGGGCTGCCATCTAA
- a CDS encoding beta-lactamase family protein, which produces MRSKLVIALALAVGSTVAAHGWEAQRNPQPRPAPPVLVDTRTHPALQTLFDGYVADGKMPGIVAAVGRGNEAPLFVSAGRISLDPGAAKAGPDTLWRIYSMTKPISAMAAMLLIEDGKLTLDQPLSDIYPEFKQMRVLTSPDTALASVPATRPITIRMLLTHTAGLSYNISAKGPLLKEYERLGLLPGAINAAVEAQAKLARPKSLQEFAKRVAQAPLIAQPGTKWEYSIALDLTAAVVEKVSGMAFERFVQTRLFDPLKMRSSYWTVPQSEIGRFADNYLIAGTTLTPLDPAKASAFTQPPSFPYGGAGLVSSARDYDRFLHMLANEGMLDGVRVMKPQTVRLALSNLLPPGVTFQGVGGATGGTQGPTMGYGAGGSVYLADVPGGASKGTYGWGGAAGTVAWVDPVKKIRGTVMVNYFPADRWPVRSDVVKALYADARAR; this is translated from the coding sequence ATGCGGTCGAAGCTCGTGATTGCGTTGGCGCTGGCGGTGGGCAGCACGGTAGCGGCGCATGGGTGGGAAGCGCAGCGCAACCCGCAGCCGCGCCCGGCCCCCCCGGTTCTGGTCGACACCCGCACCCATCCCGCGCTGCAGACGCTGTTCGACGGCTATGTCGCCGACGGGAAGATGCCGGGCATCGTCGCCGCCGTCGGTCGCGGTAACGAAGCGCCGCTCTTCGTATCGGCCGGGCGGATCTCGCTCGACCCCGGCGCGGCAAAGGCCGGTCCCGACACCCTTTGGCGCATCTATTCGATGACCAAGCCGATCTCCGCGATGGCGGCGATGCTGCTGATCGAGGATGGCAAGCTGACGCTCGACCAGCCGCTCAGCGACATCTACCCCGAATTCAAGCAGATGCGCGTGCTGACCAGCCCTGACACCGCGCTCGCTTCGGTGCCCGCGACGCGGCCGATCACCATTCGCATGCTGCTGACCCACACCGCCGGATTGAGCTACAACATCTCGGCCAAGGGCCCGCTGCTCAAAGAGTATGAGCGCCTCGGGCTCCTGCCGGGCGCGATCAACGCCGCGGTCGAGGCGCAGGCGAAGCTCGCCCGGCCGAAGTCGCTCCAGGAGTTTGCCAAGCGCGTCGCCCAGGCGCCGCTGATCGCTCAGCCGGGCACGAAATGGGAATATTCGATCGCGCTCGACCTGACTGCCGCGGTGGTCGAAAAGGTGTCGGGCATGGCCTTCGAACGCTTCGTCCAGACGCGGCTGTTCGACCCGCTCAAGATGCGCTCCAGCTATTGGACCGTGCCCCAGTCGGAGATCGGCCGCTTCGCCGACAATTATCTGATCGCCGGCACGACGCTGACTCCGCTCGATCCGGCCAAGGCGTCGGCCTTCACCCAGCCGCCGAGCTTTCCCTATGGCGGCGCCGGGCTGGTATCGTCGGCACGCGACTATGACCGTTTCCTCCATATGCTGGCCAATGAGGGTATGCTCGACGGCGTGCGCGTCATGAAGCCGCAGACGGTGCGTCTCGCGCTCTCGAACCTGCTGCCGCCCGGCGTGACCTTCCAGGGTGTCGGCGGTGCGACGGGCGGCACGCAGGGGCCGACGATGGGCTATGGCGCGGGTGGATCGGTGTATCTCGCCGACGTGCCGGGCGGGGCGAGCAAGGGCACCTATGGCTGGGGTGGGGCGGCCGGCACCGTCGCCTGGGTCGATCCGGTCAAGAAGATCCGCGGTACGGTGATGGTCAATTACTTTCCCGCCGATCGCTGGCCGGTGCGCAGCGACGTGGTTAAGGCGCTCTACGCCGACGCGCGCGCCCGGTGA
- a CDS encoding A/G-specific adenine glycosylase, with protein sequence MLRDPCHRGRVSAKVSSPIAARLLAWYDANARALPWRSPPGSEPPDPYRVWLSEVMLQQTTVAAVRPRFEAWVARWPTLATFAAASDEDVMAAWAGLGYYARARNLLKCARAVVADHGGRFPDSEAELRTLPGLGDYTAAAIAAIAFGRRAVVIDANVKRVVARLFADDGANIRALTDSVTPDDRAGDFAQAMMDLGSAICTARAPKCLLCPLRDDCAGVATGDPEAFPAKKAKAAKPTRYGTIFWLARGDDVLLVRRPDTGLLGGMRALPTGPWVADDPGLDGAPAQADWQWRDDRIVHVFTHFRLICRLAVARVEAQEAGAGGEWWPVAGLADAGLPTLFAKAADMFRRD encoded by the coding sequence ATGCTCAGGGATCCATGCCATAGAGGGCGCGTGTCCGCAAAGGTCTCCTCGCCCATCGCCGCGCGCCTGCTTGCCTGGTACGATGCGAACGCTCGTGCGCTCCCCTGGCGCAGCCCACCGGGTAGCGAGCCGCCCGACCCGTACCGCGTCTGGCTGTCGGAGGTCATGCTCCAGCAGACGACGGTCGCCGCCGTGCGGCCGCGATTCGAAGCCTGGGTCGCGCGATGGCCGACACTGGCGACGTTCGCCGCGGCATCGGACGAAGACGTCATGGCGGCGTGGGCGGGGCTGGGCTACTATGCCCGTGCCCGCAACCTGCTGAAATGCGCCCGCGCGGTCGTCGCCGATCACGGCGGACGTTTTCCCGACAGCGAGGCCGAACTGCGCACCCTGCCGGGCCTGGGCGACTATACCGCCGCCGCGATCGCCGCGATCGCCTTCGGCCGACGCGCGGTGGTGATCGACGCCAATGTGAAGCGGGTCGTAGCGCGGCTGTTCGCGGACGATGGGGCGAACATTCGCGCGCTGACCGATTCCGTCACGCCCGACGACCGCGCCGGCGATTTCGCGCAGGCGATGATGGATCTCGGCTCGGCCATCTGTACCGCGCGGGCGCCGAAGTGCCTGTTGTGTCCGCTGCGCGACGACTGCGCGGGCGTCGCGACCGGCGACCCGGAAGCCTTCCCGGCGAAAAAGGCGAAGGCGGCGAAGCCGACCCGCTACGGCACCATCTTCTGGCTGGCGCGCGGCGACGACGTGCTCCTCGTCCGCCGACCCGATACAGGCCTGCTCGGCGGCATGCGCGCCCTGCCGACCGGGCCGTGGGTTGCGGACGACCCCGGACTCGACGGCGCCCCCGCCCAGGCCGACTGGCAGTGGCGGGACGATCGGATCGTCCACGTCTTCACCCACTTCCGCCTGATCTGCCGGCTTGCCGTGGCGCGCGTGGAGGCGCAGGAAGCGGGCGCTGGCGGCGAATGGTGGCCGGTCGCGGGCCTGGCGGATGCAGGCCTGCCGACCCTGTTCGCAAAGGCAGCGGATATGTTTCGGAGGGATTGA
- a CDS encoding DUF721 domain-containing protein, which produces MPKPPQPKPVKAEPVRANRARQVSELLPDVGRAAFRRFGFVQSSVVTRWGEIVGDRYARVSSPESIRFPHGERANGVLTLVVQGAHATMMQHIAPEIIDRVNRFFGYGAVARLTIRQGEVKREVRRAPPAVRPVSHELGESLRTIADPELKEVLAALAAGVESAPPIPVPFLGKIS; this is translated from the coding sequence ATGCCGAAGCCTCCCCAACCGAAACCTGTCAAAGCCGAACCGGTTCGCGCCAACCGCGCACGTCAGGTCAGCGAACTGCTGCCCGACGTCGGCCGCGCCGCTTTTCGCCGATTCGGCTTCGTCCAATCGTCGGTGGTGACGCGCTGGGGCGAGATCGTCGGCGATCGGTATGCCCGCGTGTCCTCGCCCGAATCGATCCGTTTCCCGCACGGCGAGCGTGCGAACGGCGTGCTGACCTTGGTCGTGCAGGGCGCGCACGCGACGATGATGCAGCACATCGCGCCCGAGATCATCGATCGGGTGAACCGTTTCTTCGGCTATGGCGCGGTCGCGCGGCTGACGATCCGCCAGGGCGAGGTGAAGCGCGAGGTCCGCCGCGCCCCGCCCGCGGTCCGCCCGGTCAGCCACGAACTGGGCGAATCGCTGCGCACCATCGCCGACCCGGAACTGAAGGAAGTGCTCGCCGCGCTTGCCGCCGGGGTCGAAAGCGCCCCGCCCATCCCCGTCCCCTTCCTTGGAAAGATCAGCTGA
- a CDS encoding thioredoxin domain-containing protein: protein MRLPFALAAAVVLAAAAPQAAKDWRTTATATPTGSIAIGNPAAKVKLVEYLSFTCPHCGHLVAESKPVLHDAMVRGGTVRVETRAAVRDPFDLAAWSVAKCSGPARFGAVSRAIFAAQEDWMTKGDTYVQANLAALKGMGQQAQVRAIADNSGLSAIATRAGVAPAALNRCLADPAQTKQLVAMTEAAFAKIKSTPSAEVNGALNDGISWATLEPKLRAAGAK from the coding sequence ATGCGCTTGCCCTTCGCTCTCGCTGCCGCCGTGGTGCTGGCGGCCGCCGCGCCGCAGGCGGCCAAGGACTGGCGCACGACCGCCACCGCCACGCCGACGGGCAGCATCGCCATCGGCAATCCGGCGGCGAAGGTGAAGCTGGTCGAATATCTGAGCTTCACCTGCCCGCATTGCGGCCATCTGGTCGCCGAATCGAAGCCGGTGCTGCACGATGCGATGGTCCGCGGCGGCACGGTGCGCGTCGAAACGCGTGCCGCGGTGCGCGATCCGTTCGACCTGGCCGCCTGGTCGGTCGCCAAGTGCAGCGGCCCGGCCCGGTTCGGCGCGGTATCGCGCGCGATCTTCGCCGCGCAGGAAGACTGGATGACGAAGGGCGACACCTATGTCCAGGCCAATCTTGCCGCGCTGAAGGGCATGGGGCAGCAGGCCCAGGTTCGCGCGATCGCGGACAATTCGGGGCTGTCCGCCATCGCGACCCGCGCCGGCGTCGCGCCGGCTGCGCTCAACCGCTGCCTGGCCGACCCCGCGCAGACGAAGCAACTGGTGGCGATGACCGAAGCCGCCTTCGCCAAGATCAAGTCGACGCCCAGCGCCGAGGTCAATGGCGCGCTGAACGACGGCATCAGCTGGGCGACGCTCGAACCCAAGCTGCGCGCGGCCGGCGCCAAGTAA